One window of the Prinia subflava isolate CZ2003 ecotype Zambia chromosome 1, Cam_Psub_1.2, whole genome shotgun sequence genome contains the following:
- the OSGIN2 gene encoding oxidative stress-induced growth inhibitor 2, with the protein MPVWCCRCSLAGHFRTYSDTETEGQLLNSFVQYFGDSLGRKIKRMPLIEETVLPGDSLLTLPVVIIGNGPSGICLSYLLSGYRPYLSPEAIHPNPILHTKLEEARHLSIVDQDLEYLSEGLEGRSSNPVAVLFDTLLHPDADFGYDYPPVLHWKLEQHHYIPHIVLGKGPPGGAWHSMEGSMLTISFGDWMELPGLSFKEWAASKRRNIKSDRVMPEEIACYYKHYVKVMGLQKNFRDNVYITSVSRLYREKDDEGRSHQNEDISTQHLEMEDGQKSLIKRNWEVRGYQRATDGSHVPFCLFAENVALATGTFDSPGRLQVEGEDFPFVLHSMSDFGAAISKGKLRGKADPVLIVGAGLTAADAVLCAYNNNIPVVHVFRRRVTDTSLIFKQLPKKLYPEYHKVYHMMCTQSHTVDSNQHSAYTSFPEHNVLSFKPEMKCVLQSASGLKKILKFSVALVLIGSHPNLFFLKDQGHSIGHHSNQPITCKGNPIEIDPYTYECTKEANLFALGPLVGDNFVRFLKGGALGIARCLAIRQKKKHELIESGDGGGDGVP; encoded by the exons ATGCCCGTGTGGTGCTGCCGCTGCTCCCTGGCCGGTCACTTCAG AACTTACAGCGACACTGAAACCGAAGGACAGCTTTTGAATTCCTTTGTTCAGTACTTTGGTGACAGCCTTGGGAGGAAGATTAAAAGAATGCCTTTAATTGAAGAAACTGTTCTGCCTGGGGACTCCCTTCTCACTCTGCCTGTAGTAATAATAG gAAATGGACCTTCAGGAATTTGCCTTTCTTACCTGCTCTCTGGATACAGGCCATATTTGTCTCCTGAAGCTATACACCCAAACCCCATCCTACATACAAAATTAGAGGAAGCTCGACATCTTTCCATTGTTGATCAA GACCTGGAGTACCTGTcagaagggctggaaggacGCTCCTCAAACCCAGTTGCAGTGCTTTTTGACACGTTGCTTCACCCTGATGCTGACTTTGGCTATGACTACCCACCTGTTCTGCACTGGAAGTTAGAACAACATCATTATATTCCCCACATAGTGCTTGGGAAAGGACCACCTGGCGGGGCTTGGCAT TCCATGGAGGGCTCTATGCTAACCATCAGTTTTGGAGACTGGATGGAATTGCCTGGCCTCAGCTTTAAGGAGTGGGCAGCTAGCAAACGCAG aaatataaAGAGTGATCGAGTAATGCCAGAGGAAATAGCTTGTTATTATAAACACTATGTTAAAGTCATGGGCCTCCAAAAGAATTTCAGAGACAATGTTTACATAACATCAGTGTCCAGGCTTTACCGAGAAAAGGATGATGAAGGCAGAAGTCACCAAAATGAGGATATTTCAACACAGCATTTGGAAATGGAAGATGGACAGAAATCGCTTATTAAGAGAAACTGGGAAGTCAGAGGTTATCAGAGAGCAACAGATGGTTCTCATGTGCCCTTCTGCCTCTTTGCTGAGAATGTGGCTCTTGCAACTGGAACCTTTGATTCTCCCGGCCGACTGCAAGTTGAAGGAGAAGACTTTCCTTTTGTCCTCCATTCCATGTCTGACTTTGGAGCTGCAATCAGCAAGGGAAAGTTACGTGGGAAGGCAGACCCTGTGTTGATTGTGGGTGCTGGACTAACAGCAGCTGATGCAGTTCTGTGTGCCTATAACAATAACATCCCAGTGGTCCATGTGTTTCGTAGGAGAGTTACCGATACAAGCCTGATTTTCAAACAGCTGCCTAAAAAGCTTTACCCTGAATACCATAAGGTCTATCATATGATGTGTACTCAGTCTCATACCGTGGACTCTAATCAACATTCTGCTTACACTAGTTTCCCTGAACACAATGTACTTTCCTTCAAGCCTGAAATGAAATGTGTTCTTCAGAGTGCCTCCGGACTGAAGAAAATTTTGAAGTTTTCTGTAGCCTTAGTTCTGATAGGTTCTCAtccaaatcttttctttttaaaggacCAAGGCCATAGCATAGGTCATCACTCTAATCAGCCCATCACATGCAAGGGGAATCCTATAGAGATTGATCCATACACGTACGAGTGCACTAAAGAAGCCAACCTCTTTGCTTTAGGGCCTCTGGTGGGAGACAACTTCGTACGGTTTTTAAAAGGAGGTGCACTGGGCATTGCACGATGCTTGGCAATaagacagaagaagaaacaTGAATTGATTGAAAGTGGGGATGGAGGAGGTGATGGGGTACCATAA